The following proteins are encoded in a genomic region of Cricetulus griseus strain 17A/GY chromosome 7, alternate assembly CriGri-PICRH-1.0, whole genome shotgun sequence:
- the Slc35b1 gene encoding solute carrier family 35 member B1 isoform X1 yields MRPLPPAGDVRLELSPSPPLPLPALSGSPADSSVRLMAASRSLVPDRLRLPLCFLGVFVCYFYYGILQEKITRGKYGEGPKQETFTFALTLVFIQCVINAMFAKILIQFFDTARVDRTRTWLYAACSVSYVGAMVSSNSALQFVNYPTQVLGKSCKPIPVMLLGVTLLKKKYPLAKYLCVLLIVAGVALFMYKPKKMVGVEEHTVGFGELLLLLSLTLDGLTGVSQDHMRAHYQTGSNHMMLNINLWSTLLLGAGILFTGELWEFLSFAERYPTIIYNILLFGLTSALGQSFIFMTVVYFGPLTCSIITTTRKFFTILASVIFFANPISSMQWVGTVLVFLGLGLDAKFGKGTKKTSH; encoded by the exons ATGAGGCCCCTGCCGCCGGCCGGCGATGTCCGCCTGGAGCTTTCGCCTTCGCCGCCGCTACCGCTACCTGCTCTGAGCGGGTCTCCGGCCGACTCGTCCGTGCGTCTCATGGCCGCTAGCAGATCCCTGGTGCCCGACCGGCTGCGCCTGCCGCTGTGCTTCTTGGGTGTCTTTGTTTGCTATTTCTACTATGGGATCCTACAGGAGAAGAT AACTAGAGGAAAGTATGGGGAAGGACCCAAACAGGAGACATTCACCTTTGCCTTAACCTTGGTCTTCATCCAGTGTGTGATCAATGCTATGTTTGCCAAGATCT TGATCCAGTTTTTTGACACCGCCAGGGTGGATCGTACTCGGACCTGGCTCTATGCCGCCTGCTCTGTCTCCTATGTGGGTGCCATGGTCTCCAGCAACTCAGCACTACAGTTTGTCAACTATCCAACTCAG GTTCTCGGTAAATCCTGCAAGCCAATCCCAG TTATGCTCCTTGGGGTGACCCTCCTGAAGAAGAAGTACCCACTGGCCAAGTACCTGTGTGTGTTGCTAATTGTGGCTGGTGTAGCTCTCTTCATGTACAAGCCTAAGAAAATGGTTGGGGTAGAAGAACACACAGTTGGCTTTGGAGAGCTTCTTCTG ctCTTGTCTCTGACTCTGGATGGACTGACAGGTGTTTCCCAGGACCATATGCGGGCTCATTACCAAACAGGTTCCAACCACATGATGTTGAACATCAACCTTTGGTCCACATTGCTGCTCGGTGCTG GGATCCTGTTCACTGGGGAGCTCTGGGAGTTCTTAAGCTTTGCTGAGAGGTACCCGACTATCATCTATAACATCCTGCTCTTTGGCCTGACCAGTGCCCTGGGTCAG AGCTTTATCTTCATGACAGTTGTGTACTTTGGTCCCCTGACATGCTCCATCATCACCACAACACGGAAGTTCTTCACCATCTTGGCTTCTGTGATCTTCTTCGCCAACCCCATCAGCTCCATGCAGTGGGTGGGCACCGTGCTGGTATTCCTGG GTCTCGGTCTTGATGCCAAGTTtgggaaaggaacaaagaagacCTCCCACTAG
- the Slc35b1 gene encoding solute carrier family 35 member B1 isoform X2, which translates to MVSSNSALQFVNYPTQVLGKSCKPIPVMLLGVTLLKKKYPLAKYLCVLLIVAGVALFMYKPKKMVGVEEHTVGFGELLLLLSLTLDGLTGVSQDHMRAHYQTGSNHMMLNINLWSTLLLGAGILFTGELWEFLSFAERYPTIIYNILLFGLTSALGQSFIFMTVVYFGPLTCSIITTTRKFFTILASVIFFANPISSMQWVGTVLVFLGLGLDAKFGKGTKKTSH; encoded by the exons ATGGTCTCCAGCAACTCAGCACTACAGTTTGTCAACTATCCAACTCAG GTTCTCGGTAAATCCTGCAAGCCAATCCCAG TTATGCTCCTTGGGGTGACCCTCCTGAAGAAGAAGTACCCACTGGCCAAGTACCTGTGTGTGTTGCTAATTGTGGCTGGTGTAGCTCTCTTCATGTACAAGCCTAAGAAAATGGTTGGGGTAGAAGAACACACAGTTGGCTTTGGAGAGCTTCTTCTG ctCTTGTCTCTGACTCTGGATGGACTGACAGGTGTTTCCCAGGACCATATGCGGGCTCATTACCAAACAGGTTCCAACCACATGATGTTGAACATCAACCTTTGGTCCACATTGCTGCTCGGTGCTG GGATCCTGTTCACTGGGGAGCTCTGGGAGTTCTTAAGCTTTGCTGAGAGGTACCCGACTATCATCTATAACATCCTGCTCTTTGGCCTGACCAGTGCCCTGGGTCAG AGCTTTATCTTCATGACAGTTGTGTACTTTGGTCCCCTGACATGCTCCATCATCACCACAACACGGAAGTTCTTCACCATCTTGGCTTCTGTGATCTTCTTCGCCAACCCCATCAGCTCCATGCAGTGGGTGGGCACCGTGCTGGTATTCCTGG GTCTCGGTCTTGATGCCAAGTTtgggaaaggaacaaagaagacCTCCCACTAG